One window of the Cyanobacteria bacterium GSL.Bin1 genome contains the following:
- a CDS encoding DNA polymerase subunit beta: MVQNFPLSHEEIKSFCQRWQITEFALFGSVLRHDFNAESDIDVLVTFDSNFQRGLNETLQIQEELEILLGREVDLIIKSAIARSANWQRRQNILESAEVIYAA, encoded by the coding sequence ATGGTTCAAAACTTCCCCCTTTCCCATGAAGAAATAAAAAGTTTCTGTCAACGCTGGCAGATTACGGAATTTGCTTTGTTCGGTTCGGTATTGCGTCACGATTTTAACGCTGAAAGTGATATTGATGTATTAGTTACGTTTGATTCCAATTTTCAACGTGGCTTGAATGAAACGTTACAGATACAGGAAGAACTAGAAATACTATTGGGTCGTGAAGTTGACCTAATTATTAAATCGGCGATCGCGCGTAGTGCGAATTGGCAACGTCGTCAAAACATTTTGGAATCAGCAGAAGTGATTTATGCCGCGTGA
- a CDS encoding YgiT-type zinc finger protein, with protein sequence MKCLICQQGETRQGKVTVPLEREGVILIFKDVPAEVCENCGEYYLSEQTTDLLLEQAENAIAQGTQLEVRQFAA encoded by the coding sequence AAATGTTTAATTTGCCAACAAGGAGAAACTCGGCAGGGTAAAGTAACAGTTCCGTTAGAAAGGGAAGGAGTCATTTTGATTTTTAAAGATGTGCCTGCTGAAGTCTGTGAAAATTGTGGTGAATATTATTTAAGTGAACAGACAACTGATTTATTGTTAGAACAAGCAGAAAACGCGATCGCGCAGGGAACCCAATTAGAGGTTCGACAATTTGCAGCGTAA